One window of the Triticum dicoccoides isolate Atlit2015 ecotype Zavitan chromosome 3B, WEW_v2.0, whole genome shotgun sequence genome contains the following:
- the LOC119281256 gene encoding uncharacterized protein LOC119281256 — protein sequence MHEARPLAIRKYMATQGYKSLDKKAGRRLRLEKDKYMQVTPRWCVDKGECWERIVDYWCSKEYRAKNKDYRNRRAGMLDPLHHQGNLNVMEYGERWASHHNAPVPNLFVSYALAHKAPYRTATPYDENDTASAYSSKTAYDWMEKFKGVAKELKGPEYDVTTEPLDHALVMISGEGRKHGKEAIAGGMFPSSSRSSLPEYKARLRISKSSTYKRSTPAMVEMEARLAEERRVATEEREEERRVAAEERRLADERMQQAVQQAVLAQTSQCFAMFAAYCTQNGMPAMQMPQSGHGSNADGSSHARGPSDNNLGGSPNV from the exons ATGCACGAGGCACGCCCTTTAGCCATCCGCAAATATATGGCAACTCAAGGCTATAAGAGTCTTGATAAGAAAGCTGGTAGGAGACTCCGTCTTGAGAAGGACAAGTACATGCAG GTTACTCCGAGATGGTGCGTCGATAAGGGGGAGTGTTGGGAGCGGATCGTGGACTATTGGTGTTCCAAAGAGTACAGGGCGAAAAACAAAGACTATAGAAATCGGCGAGCCGGAATGCTGGATCCACTACATCATCAAGGCAACTTGAATGTTATGGAGTACGGTGAACGTTGG GCGTCTCACCATAATGCTCCAGTGCCCAACCTTTTCGTCTCGTATGCTTTGGCCCATAAGGCACCGTACAGAACAGCCACGCCTTATGATGAGAATGACACAGCGTCCGCGTACTCCAGCAAGACCGCCTATGATTGGATGGAGAAATTTAAAGGGGTGGCAAAAGAGTTGAAAGGGCCCGAGTATGATGTGACAACAGAGCCTCTTGACCACGCTTTGGTCATGATCTCTGGAGAAGGCAGGAAACATGGCAAGGAAGCAATTGCAGGAGGCATGTTCCCTAGCTCCTCTCGTAGCTCTCTCCCTGAATACAAAGCTCGGTTACGTATCTCAAAATCTTCTACATATAAACGCTCGACTCCAGCTATGGTTGAGATGGAG GCCCGACTGGCGGAGGAGAGGCGAGTGGCgacagaggagagggaggaggagaggcgAGTGGCAGCGGAGGAGAGGCGACTGGCTGATGAGAGGATGCAGCAAGCGGTGCAGCAGGCGGTGTTGGCACAAACTAGTCAATGCTTTGCAATGTTTGCG GCTTATTGTACCCAGAATGGTATGCCCGCTATGCAGATGCCTCAATCAGGCCATGGATCTAATGCTGATGGATCTTCACATGCACGAGGCCCAAGCGACAACAACCTTGGTGGTTCTCCGAATGTTTGA